CCCTGaggtgctgggccctgggcttcTACCCTGCGGAGATCACACTGACCTGGCAGCGGGATGGGCAGGACCAAACACAGGACACGGAGCTTGTGGAGACCAGGCCTGCAGGGGACGGAAGCTTCCAGAAATGGGCAGCTGTGGTGGTGCCTCCAGGAGAGGAGCAGAGATACACGTGCCATGTGCAGCACGAGGGTCTGCCGGAGCCCCTCACCCTGAGATGGGgtaaggagggggtgggggtcccGTCTCTTCTCAGGGAAAGCAGGGCCCTTCTGGAGCCCTTGAGCAGGGTCAGGGCTGAGCCTGGCTCAGGCCCCTGACCTTCCCGTCCTTTCCCAGAGCCGCCTTCCCAGCCCAGCATCCCCATGGTGGGCATCGTTGCTGGCCTGGTTGTCCTTGGAGCTGTGCTCATTGGGGCTGTGGTCGCCGCTGTGATGTGGAGGAAGAAGAGCTCAGGTAGGAAGGGATGGGGGAGGGTTTGGGGCTTTCTTGTCCCACTTGGGGTTTCATGCCCAGGCAGAAGTGTGCCCTGCCTCATTCAGGGCCCTCTTTGCTGACAATTGGACTATTGGAAAGGACATGGAATGTGCAGAACAAACCCATCACCTTGATGATTGTGGGAATAGCGACCTGAATCCCCAGTAGTCACAGGTCACAGGGACAGGTGCCTGCTAAGGACAGACCTCCAGGAGGGCAGTTGCTCCAGTTCCTCCTTCCCTCGTGTTTCTTAATCTTGTCCTCCATCATCAGTCACAGTTCTGGAACCTTCTGTGGGCTCAAAGACTAGGGGGATCTTCTAGGACCTCAtggccctgcctcctctctggcctCTCACAGGACATTTTCTTCCCACAGGTGGAAAAGGAGGGAGCTACGCTCAGGCTGCCTGTAAGTATGGGGGCCTTATCCCTGAGACCTTTGAGACAGTGTAGACAGGAGCCCATGGGGGAGCTCCCCACCCCATAATCCTCGTGTAGCCACCTCTCCTGTGGGCTCTGACCAGGTCCTGTTCTGTTCTACCCCAGGCAGCGACAGTGCCCAGGACAGTGCCCAGGGCTCAGATATGTTTATCAAGGCTTGTAAAGGTGAGAGCCTGGGGGCCtgatgggaggggctggggcagcggGGACAGAGCTGGGCTGTGTGGATTCTGTGATTGGGACATGTTGACTGTGGCGTGCTGTTCCTAGTGTCACCCTTATCATGACTGACCTGAATTTCTCCCTGATTATTGTTTTCTACAGAGTACCACCGCTACCTGTGTGGGACTGAGTGATGCGTGGTTTGTTCCCGCCTCCCCTGTGTGGCATGGGAGCCTCTGACTTCTCTGTGTGCAAAGGCACCTGATGACTCTGCGACTCTGTCAGCATTATGTgatggggtggggaggccagTCTGGCCCTGTGTCCTTCATATCAATAACTGGCTAACAGGCTCACCCTGTTACCCAGGCTTAGCTCACCCTGCACCCACATGTTGACAGTTACTCTGCAGACTGCTGGATTCCGGGtctacttttttttcaaattcttgaaATGAGAGGTTGATGGgtttgtggagaaaaatctaacctgccgttctgcttctgtaaaatccgctcgctcaaccctactcccttcccCTGCTGGCGTccctccgctcgctcaaccctattCCCTCCCCCGCTGGCGCcagcgccactctgtaactccccgaAAACCgcttgccgttagtccttggagtttattgaccaagattagaagttcccgatattagctcatctggtacatgtttgtgcaaggtcaaagcccatggaatttccccccaccctgtgatccctagccacctgcatgtggtttctgcctataaaaatcctaagaaaaaaaGGCCGGCgcggcagcttccctagctcacttgcccctgcgctgcgctggaaataaaACCTCATGcttttgcatcaagtctctggactctgagtctttttttaggcagtcgtctctcccccacacgggctgtacatttctgcggcccaacaggTTAATGGAACAAGAAGTTTCCTAAAATTTGAGAGTGGGAATAAATGGAAGACCTGAGAACATTCCAGAATCCTTGTGTTTGCTGTGCTGAGTCTGCTGCAGGTAGGGGCAGGGAAGGCTGTGAGGAGCCGGGTGTGGACGGGGCTTGTGCCCACTCAGTGCTCAGTCCATCACGGGCTGTATGTGTCACTCCTTGGCTTTGTCTGACTCTCTGCTCTGTTGTCCTTGTCCCAGTAGAACCTTGTGATGACAGAGGCTGAGAcacccccagggcagcccctgcaCAGGGGAGTCTCTGTGGTGTCAAAAGATTAACTTTCAGACCCAGCAAGTTCTTGCCCTTTTTCTGGGGCTCTCTCCTGGATTTTGTTTTCCaacctttttattcctttatttttaatttttatggatacattataattgtttatattatggggtacatgtgatatttcggtacaagcatacaatgtgtaatgatcaaatctgggtaattagAGTGTCCCTCACCTCAAACGtttctcatttctctgtgttGGCAAGGTAATCTTGTCTTCTagtttgaaatatacagtaaattattgttaactacaaaCACCCTATTGTCCTACcgaacactagatcttattccttctatcaaAGTATTTTTATACCCATGCCAACATCCGGTAACCACCACTCTATTCACTACTTCTGTGAGGTTAGtgtttttagctcccacatgtgagagAGACACGCCATATCTGTCtgtctgtgcctggtttatttctcTTGACATAGCGTCCTCCAGTTCCATTGGTATTGCTgcagccaactttttttttttttgtaggcagagtctcactctgttgcctcggatagagtgctgtggcatcagcccagctcacagcaacctcaaactcctgcgcttaagtgatccttctgccttagcctcccgagtagctgggactacaggcatgccgccaccatgaccagctaattttttctgtatatttttcgtgtttctatttttagtaaagacgaggtctggctcttgctcaggctggtttggaactcctgacctcaagcattcctccctcctcagcctccccgagtgttACGATTACAGTCGGGAGCCACTGCGCTTGTTCTGCACCCTACCTTTTTAAAGGAATCCAATTCTGGAATTAGCAGAGAGGACAGATCCCACCATTTCTTATCTTACATGAATTCCTTTTAGGTTTCTGTCTCCTCTGCTAATTTATCCCCATCTCTGCCCTTAGTTCTAGTAATCCTGTCACTGGATCGAATCCAAACTCATGGATTTATAAAGTAGGCTCTAAGTTAGATTTACATTTGTGTGGGAAATTGGACCCATAGTCAAGGATGATGGTTACTGTTAGGGGAGAACTATCTCTGTGTGCTGCAGGGTGCAGGAAGGTTGTGTGGGAGGGTTGGAGTGGGAGGGCAGACAGAACAGCACAGGTGAGGAAAGCCCAGGTGGAATTGATGTCAGTATGACAGGACACTGTGCTGTGTCTTCCACAAAAACGGGCACTTGCCCTGAGGCTACATGAGTAAAGATCCTGTGTCTTGAATACTGGGGTGCTCTACAGTGATCGTTCATTCAACTGTCCTTTGTCTGCCAGATTCATGACAGGCTGGTCCTGCATGTGAGGAACGTGGTTGGAGTAAAAACGGAAACATTCCTGGCCATGTGCAGCGTGTTCAGTGGGAAGAGACAGACTGTTCTAGGAGCAGAGCAAACAAGGAAGGGTTTGTGGAAGGTGGTCAGCGCTGTGGGGAAGGAGACCAGAGTGACGGGGAAGGTGGCTGTGGCACTGGGGGGGTCGGCGTGGCCCTTGTTGCAAAGGAGGCAAACAGGGACGGTCCCTGCTCTGAGGAAAGATCTGAAAGGATCTGCCAGGACGCCAGGGAAGATCTTCCCAGGCAGAGGGCGCTTGCGCGCAGGCGCACTGGGGCAGGAGGCGTCCGCGCTGTGGGCGGAGCgaggaggcagggaggcggcACCTGGAGCCGCTGAGGGGAGGTCAGAGGGGGCTGGAGCAGGTGGCCTGAGGGTGTGGGAAGGGTCTGAACTTTGCTCCCAGTGAGATGTGGACTCAGAGGACAGCTGTGAGCAGAACGAGACATGGCACAGCCTCCCTTTCTAAAGGACCTGTGCCTGCTTCGCTGAGAGCAGAGCCGAGAGGCGGGAGGGGCGCGGAGTCCGGCTGCAGGTGGCGGCGGAGCAGTGGGGACGGACGGACGAGCTGTGCTCTGGGTGCAGGTTGAAGGTGACTTCACAGCGTCTCCTGATGCATCTGCGGTGTGAGAGGAGGAGCCCGGGAGGACCCGCGGTGTGGGCTGTGCGAGCGGAAGGACAGAGCTGCCCTCCTGGAGATGGGACGACTGCGGAGGGGCGGGTTTGAGGAGGGGGCGTCGGGGGCTTTCAGTGCAGGAGGAGCCACTAGGGGTGCAGGGGATGGACGGGGTGGCAGCTGGACGACAAGTCTGGACTTTAGGAGAAATGTCTGAGCTGGAGGAGTAGATTTGGGGGTGTACCAAATTTGGAGGCGTATCATTTACAGCGTGTAATTGATATTTAAAGACTTGAAGCGGAACTCGGccactcaggcctgtaatcccagcactctgggaggccgaggcaggaggattgctcaaggtcatgagttggaaaccagcctgagcaggagtgagacccctttctttactaaaaaaaaaaaaaaaaaaaaaaaaaaacaaaaggaagaaatttattggccaactaaaaatatatatagaaaaaattagcccggcatggtggggcatgcctgtagtcccagctactccggaggctgaggcaagaggatcggttgagcccaggagttggaggttgctgtgagctaggctgatgccacggcactctagtccgggcaacagagtgagactctgtctcaaaaaattaaataaataaagccttgAGCATGGATGAGGTCACCAAGGAGTGACTGGCTACAGAAGAGGAAGGGAACAAGGACTGAGCCCTGGGCCTCCAGCGGTGAGGATCTGATCCAACCACACGCCCAGTCCAGAGCAGACTGCGCAGTCCGACACCACGTCCCAAAGGCACCAAGACCAGGGAGTCCCAGACTGTACCGTGTGCGGTAGTCCCCTGGACGTGGCGCTGAGACTCAGGAAGTCAGGAGTATCCCGAGTTCGTGACAAGGCGgagctgatgctgctggtcttcAGGTCACCTATCCCCAATCAGAACATAGAGGAGGATCCACACATGTGCGCTCAGGCCCCTGCAGCGCTTGGTAAACACGCCAGTCCTTGCTCTTGCACATGACACTCTGAGTGGTGGCTCTGGGAGAGGCCTGAGTGTTGTCCAAGTACCACTAGCAAGCCCGGTGCCCAGCCAGACTGGAGCTGAGGCCAGTGACCAGAGAGTGCCCAGGGTGGGTCTTACACCCACTTAAATGTCCTCTTTTCCctcaggaagaaaagggagaacatatgtcattaattattattaaacatgATTGTTGGGAGATTCGCATTGTTCTCTTCTGAGGGTAGGGCCAAGTAGAAGATTCCAGAATTGGCTCTCAGCTCTGCATAAAAAAAAGTCTCTGAATGCTGCTCTCTACACTGTTCCCCATGCTGAATTCTCACTCACTTCTTGGAGCAAGCAACAGAAGCCAAATTTTTCTGGTTTACACATACAGTCGTATATATGCTACTGAGGCTAATTTTATTGGCAGGAAGGCCAGGAAGCCAGGCTTGTGGCTACGCAGCCAGGCACAGAATGCACATTCCACCCTAGGTCAGACCCCTGGAGGAGCCCCTGACCCTGCTTCTAGGGACAGATGCCACTGCTCATACCTCTGACAACCTGATGCCGGACATTGGGCCCTGCAGTGAGAAGTGCTGTCACTGTTGCGCCTGCAACTGGACGGTCACCACTGCCACTTGACCATCGTTACCAGAATGTGCTCTGCATTATCCCAGCCTCTCTGAGTCACCTCGTCCTGGTCAGAGTCAAGCAGGAGCCTAAGCCTCATGTCCATGTTCACTGCAGGGATGACTGGAGAGTGGTCCTTTCCTGTGGAGGGACGAGGTTTCTGTCCCCTGTGAAGATGTTCAGTGTAGAATTTGATATAGCATGAGGGTTCCGGTGCAGGGAGGTGAGGGGTGGAAAGGAGTGACCAGTTGAGACACTGGCAGCAGCGAGGTGAGACTAGAGCTTCATCTGGCACTTTGCCGGCACTTGGTCGGCTGGATGGACAAGAGACTAGTAAACACTTTTCCACCCCTTCCCTGGAGAGTGTGATATTCCCTCCAGCTTTCGTCTGTGCCAGGCTGCACGCTACGTCATTGGGTTGGCATTGTGTTGTTAGAAATGACCCACAGTGTCCTTAAGAAAGCAGGCAGAAGCTGCAGACTGTCTGGGCAAGGCCAAACCTTTCCTTCTGGTCAGAAGGTTGCCCAGGGCCAGTCATAGCAGCCAGTGCTACAGGGGGGTCCTCCCTTTTATCCCTAACGCAGACCTGCGGCTGTGTCTCAGCCCATTGGCCCAGATTTCCACCCACAGTCTTGTCCTTACCTGACTGGCTAAGGGGTGTGGCTAAGACATACAGGAAGAGGGAGTGGGGGCCGTTTGGTAGTAAATGTTTAGAGTTGGGGGGCCAGTCAGGCACAGTAAGTTATGCGGAACTGTGTTACTTCCTGACACTTTGACAGAAGAGATCAAGCCAAGGTTACTTCTCTCTACAATTTTCCCTCTATTATATTAGACTTTTTCACTCTCGTCTTCAAATTCATTGAGGAGGAGGTGACTTTGGTGTTCTTGGTCTTCTAATAGTAATAACTGTAAGTCTGGTGGCgggccccccttcccctccctagagcaaaaagaaaaggctcaggagaccagacccaccaagggcAAACTATCAGACCCCGCTGAGaaaaaccacacccagatgtccacccggATAAGAAGATTTTGGCTCCTGAATTCCTCAAATacccccagcccctcctatttctcaatgaccaacAAAGGtggccccagctcttcccgccaaaagtccctagcccatCCAAATGGTATTAAAGGCCACACCCCCCTCAAAAGGAGGTGACTTCTGGGACCCTCCTCTgttgggaccccagaacctccTCCAGGAGTGCATAATAAAGCcccgtggtttggcccccactctttctctctgtctgtcttttcttttcccagcTGCCTAAAAACCTTACTTTTGGTGCAGAAACCAGAGGGGAGTATTGCTGTGCCGGCCTGCCTCAGGGCCCTGGTTGCACTGTCTCCTGTCCTGTCTTCCTGACCTCGGACCAGGACCTTCACCGGACGAGAGTCGACTAATTGGCCTGGGTAAATCCCTCTGCCCTTGTGTTTCTAGCCCAATGATTCCTTCCAGGGTCTCTGTCCATGAAACCTTGGGCCCAAGTCAGAGATCCTATATCCATAAGGACTGAGTGTCACAGGGACCCCTGAAcacctcagtcagtccttccatccatAAGGATTCATAAGGACATGAGTGTCTCGGGAACGCCGGAGCCCCCTGATTCAGTTCTTCCATCCATAAGGCTTCATAAGGCCCTGAGTATCTCAGGGACGCCTCATCCATTCAATCAATCTTTTGCAAGGCTCAGAGCTTTCTCTCCAAGGCCTGATCGGTGATCTGGGAAGGTGGCTCCTCAATATCATCCTTCCCTCATTGGACTAGGACACAATGGGCAGTCAACCCTCCAAAATCAAACCTAGCACGCCTCTGGGCTGTCTCTTAGGCAATcttgcagccctgggcctcaagtCTGATATTCAGCCCAAGCgactcattttctattgtaacacCGCCTGGCTGATGTACAAATTAGACAATAGCTCACAGTGGCCTAAAAATggactttcaatttcaaaatcttaCAAGATCTCGATAACTTTTGTCACTGAAATGGCAAATGGGAGGAGATCCCTTATGCCCAGGCTTTCTTCTATCTGCACTCCCATCCTTACCTGTGTCATACCTGTGACCTGTCCTATCCTCCTTGCATGGAGTCTTCCCTACTCTGTCCTAGGCCTCTTCCACCTCTCAGCTGAAGGACCCATTAGAAACCTCTTCCGCCTTCTCTGACACACCTGACTCCCTACTTCTCCCCTGCTCGGCCTCCACCATATCTggaacctcctcctcctcctcctagtgcCCCACCATCCTCCACTACAGCCCCTCTGGCTCTCTATCAAGGTCCCCTGTTAGTCACCACAATCAATCCCACTCGGGACCCTCATACCAAATCCTTCTCTGCCTCCTGTGAGAGGCAGCCAGTGCCGAAGAGGTGGTATGTGTCgatgttcccttctccctttctcatcTCTATCAGATCGAACAGCGTTTAGGCTCCTTTTCTAATGACCACACGGCCTACACCAAAGAGTTCCGCTATCTTACCCAAACATATGATTTCACATGGCCtgacatttttgttattctggcCTCTACTCTTACCACTGATGGGTAAAAAACGTGTCTGGAAGGCAGCTTAGGGACAGGCTGACAAAATCCATCTAACGGACCTGGTGGTCTGGGCCTAGAGCTAAGGTAAGAATATCAGCCAGACAGCCCCGATGGGCGAGATGGTATAACCTGCTGAGATCCCATGTTGCAATGAGttcttgctggtctccaggccgCTGACCATCGCACAGGTAATTCCGGATCTTCATTCCGAGGCGATAATTACTCCCCATGCCTAGCTCCATGATGTGCTCTTGCTGTTCCAGCAGCCTGTATTTCATAATTAATACATTTGTGGGGCTGCCTAAATGCTAATTGTCTTATAATATTCatcattattcattaaataatacCAACTGTAGCCTCAAAATATGCACACAGCTTAGATGTGAATAATTCAGAAAAACAGGCAAGGTGAGCACGGGTGAGGTGAATTCCTACTGAGCACGTGCAGCTTGGAAGTGATTCAAGTCCTACTACTCCTGGTTGAAATAGGAACAGATTGTGCTTCTTGGTATGAGGCGATGTCctggactcacacacacagactcaggGCAACAGAAcgaagacaattttaaaatacaacaacTCAGGGTCCAAGACACACCGTCTGGGAAAGTAAAACTTGGGAGCGTTGTGAGTCTAACTGTAAAGTGTTTAGACACATTTATATCGAGGGGTCTTACTCGCTTCTTTTACACCTTAGATTCCTGATCATTCAGGGATTACCAAGATTGTGCTGCCCACACTAGTCAATAAACACAAAGGAACCTGGTCTCTATGAGAGTCTCTCTGTGGTGCATTTAGACACAACATCTCCAGGTTTAAAGAGAAAAACCCGTCTCTACACCTACAGGCCCAGGGCAAGCTGACTCTGGCATCCAGTTCCCTGGGGtgagttttcttctagaagagtCCAGGGGGAGAGGACAGGAGTAGGAGGCAGGGAGTCCAGTCCAGGAAGAGGGGTTCCTGGGCGGGAAGTGAAGGGGCAGGGTGTGGGCCCAGTGTGGAGGGTCCCTCCCTAGTTTCCTCTGACAGCTCCTGGGCCGTGACTGAGGGAGACAGTGTGACAAAGAGCGCTCGGTGCAGAAGGAGAGGTGTCAGGGCAATGTCGCAGGGCCCCAAGCGTGGCTCTCACGGTGTCAGTCACGAGGGCGGTGTCTCCAGCTGGAAGCTCAGCCCTGGGGATTCCACATCTCCCAGAGTTTCACTTCTGTCTGTCCCAACCCGTGTCAGGTCCCACTTCCTGGATACTGCTGACGCGCACCCAACTCTCACTCCCATTGGGTGCCCGGTTTCCAGAGACGCCATGAGCGAAGCCTCCGTTCCCGGTTGTAATGTCTCCACGGATTCGGAGTCTCCCCAGACCGCGAGGATGGCGGTCCCGGCGCCCCGAACCCCGCTCCTGCTGCTGTGGGGCGCCCTGGCCGTGACGGAGACTCGGGCGGGTGAGTGCGGGTCGGAGGGGGCGGCGTGTGCGGGCGGAGCGAGGGCgccgccgggccgggcgggggcgcgggcgcgggcgcggcgcgGGAGGCGGGTCGGGGTCTCAGCCGCTCCCCGCCCCCAGGCTCCCACTCCCTGAGGTATTTCTACACCGCCGTGTCCCGGCCCGGCCGCGGGGATTCCCTCTTCATCATCGTCGGCTACGTGGACCGCACGCAGTTCGTGCGGTTCGACAGCGACGCGGCGAGTCCGAGGATGGAGCCGCGGGCGCCGTGGGCGGAGCGGGAGGGGCCGGAGTATTGGGACGAGGAGACTCGGATCGCCAAGGACAACGCGCAGACTAACCGAGTGAACCTGCGGACCCTGCGCGGCTACTACAACCAGAGCGACGCCGGTGAGTGACCCCGCCTCGGGTCACAGGTCACGACCCCTCCGGGTCCTCACAGAGTACCCCGCGTCGCCCCGAGTCCCCGGGTGGGACAGTCACCCCGAGGCTGCGGGACTTGTTGACACCTTCGACCACTGACGAGCCCGCGGGGACTTTCACCGGGTTTCATTTTCGGTTTAGGCCAAAATCCCGGCGGGTGGGGGCGTGGCTCAGTGGGCGTGGCTgacggcgggggcggggccaggctctCACACCATGCAGACGATGTACGGCTGCCACGTGGGCCGGGAGCGTCGCCTCCTCCGCGGGTACTGGCAGTACGCCTACGACGGCGCCGACTACATCGCCCTGAACGAGGACCTGCGCTCCTGGACCGCGGCGGACACGGCGGCTCAGATCACCAAGCGCAAGTGGGAGGCGGCCGGTGAGGCGGAGCGCTACAGGGCCTATGTGGAGGGAGAGTGCGTGGACTCGCTCCGCAGATACCTGGAGCACGGGAAGGACACGCTGCTGCGCGCGGGTACGCGGGGCCGGGGGCGCCTCCCGCATCTCCTGTGGATGTCCCCGCTCTGCTCCCTCAAGGACGGGAGGAAAATGGGACCCAGGTGATAGCCCTCCCTCTGGTCAGAGCAGGAAGACGCCTCCTGGTGTCAGATCCTGCACCAGGGTGTGACTCTGAGGACCCGCCCTTCCCACTGGGACAATTAGGGACCAGTCCCCCAGGGAATGCAGGGGAACACAGTCCCTGGAATACCAATCAGTGGTCCCCTCTGACCCTGCCCCAGCCACGGGCGCCCTGACTTTTCCTCTAAGGCCGTGTTCTCTGCCTGGCACTCTGTGTTTGGGGTCGGATTCCCACCCTTCTGGGCCGCTGACCTCCAATCAGGCCAGGTCCTGATGTCCCTGTACTCCCCCTGAGAGACTAGAACTTTCCAAGGAGTAGGAGATTATCCCAGACCCCTGGGTCCAGGCTGGAGTCTGGATttcccactcccttcccccaccccggTTGTCCTGCCCATTCTCAGGATGTCACATGAGCACTGCTGGAGTGTCCTCTGAGGGATGCAAAGTGCCCCAATTTTCTGACTCTTCCCCAGACCCCCCAAGGGCACACGTGACCCACCACCCCAGCTCTGAGCATGAGGCCACCCTGaggtgctgggccctgggcttcTACCCTGCGGAGATCACACTCACCTGGCAGCGGGATGGGCAGGACCTGACCCAGGATATGGAGTTTGTGGAGACCAGGCCAGCAGGGGATGGAAGCTTCCAGAAATGGGCAGCTGTGGTGGTGCCTCCAGGAGAAGAGCAGAGATACATGTGCCATGTGCAGCACGAGGGTCTGCCGGAGCCCCTCACCCTGAGATGGGGTAAGGAGGGGTGGGGGTCCCGTCTCTTCTCAGGGAAAGCAGGGCCCTTCTGTAGCCCTTGAGCAGGGTCAGGGCTGAGCCTGGCTCAGGCCCCTCACCTTCTCGTCCTTTCTCAGAGCCGCCTTCCAAGCCCAGCGTCCCCATGGTGGGCGTCGTTGCTGGCCTGGTTGTCCTTGGAGCTGTGCTCATTGGGGCTGTGGTCGCCACTGTGATGTGGAGGAAGAAGAGCTCAG
This sequence is a window from Microcebus murinus isolate Inina chromosome 20, M.murinus_Inina_mat1.0, whole genome shotgun sequence. Protein-coding genes within it:
- the LOC105870762 gene encoding HLA class I histocompatibility antigen, B alpha chain-like isoform X2 gives rise to the protein MSQGPKRGSHGVSHEGGVSSWKLSPGDSTSPRVSLLSVPTRVRSHFLDTADAHPTLTPIGCPVSRDAMSEASVPGCNVSTDSESPQTARMAVPAPRTPLLLLWGALAVTETRAGSHSLRYFYTAVSRPGRGDSLFIIVGYVDRTQFVRFDSDAASPRMEPRAPWAEREGPEYWDEETRIAKDNAQTNRVNLRTLRGYYNQSDAGSHTMQTMYGCHVGRERRLLRGYWQYAYDGADYIALNEDLRSWTAADTAAQITKRKWEAAGEAERYRAYVEGECVDSLRRYLEHGKDTLLRADPPRAHVTHHPSSEHEATLRCWALGFYPAEITLTWQRDGQDLTQDMEFVETRPAGDGSFQKWAAVVVPPGEEQRYMCHVQHEGLPEPLTLRWEPPSKPSVPMVGVVAGLVVLGAVLIGAVVATVMWRKKSSGRKGGSYAQAACETDACVGRSDAGFVPASPVWRQEPLTSLCAKAPDDCATLSASCEGVGRRIQPRVLPYPPHWPHTGPCPVPFIIPVQGREGWDVSIPGSLSRCTEPLPF
- the LOC105870762 gene encoding HLA class I histocompatibility antigen, B alpha chain-like isoform X1; this encodes MSQGPKRGSHGVSHEGGVSSWKLSPGDSTSPRVSLLSVPTRVRSHFLDTADAHPTLTPIGCPVSRDAMSEASVPGCNVSTDSESPQTARMAVPAPRTPLLLLWGALAVTETRAGSHSLRYFYTAVSRPGRGDSLFIIVGYVDRTQFVRFDSDAASPRMEPRAPWAEREGPEYWDEETRIAKDNAQTNRVNLRTLRGYYNQSDAGSHTMQTMYGCHVGRERRLLRGYWQYAYDGADYIALNEDLRSWTAADTAAQITKRKWEAAGEAERYRAYVEGECVDSLRRYLEHGKDTLLRADPPRAHVTHHPSSEHEATLRCWALGFYPAEITLTWQRDGQDLTQDMEFVETRPAGDGSFQKWAAVVVPPGEEQRYMCHVQHEGLPEPLTLRWEPPSKPSVPMVGVVAGLVVLGAVLIGAVVATVMWRKKSSGRKGGSYAQAACSDSAQGSDVSLTACNGETDACVGRSDAGFVPASPVWRQEPLTSLCAKAPDDCATLSASCEGVGRRIQPRVLPYPPHWPHTGPCPVPFIIPVQGREGWDVSIPGSLSRCTEPLPF